A single Elusimicrobiota bacterium DNA region contains:
- a CDS encoding YifB family Mg chelatase-like AAA ATPase produces the protein MLSRISSFGLRGVEGYPVMVELDLANGLPGFTTVGLPDAAVRESRDRVCAAVRNSGYQFPQRRITVNLAPAQSRKQGSHFDLPIALAVLAASGQLPAGDWMRSFCFVGELALDGGLRPVRGVLAMAAKAKSQGFSGIIAPRDNATEAAATGLTAYGAVTLREVADFLAGAPQASLSASSRAAAEEAAETDLDFSDVRGQPLAKRALEIAAAGGHHILLVGPPGAGKSMLARRLPTILPELTPEEALEVTRIHGVCQDRHKAGLISRRPFRAPHHGASHVALIGGGHLARPGEVSLAHGGVLFLDELAEFSRLALESLRQPLEDGKVVVARARETVEYPARFSLVAACNLCPCGWRGHPVRPCACTPLAMARYLSRLSGPLLDRIDMQIEVSPVAFEQWAASGQISPEETSRRILDRVRRARQVQVERLASSGLRVNAHIPPRDLRRHCALDAAGLGLLEEAARKLGLSARSLDRVLRVARTIADLDDSPGVSIRHLGEAMQYRSLERLRP, from the coding sequence ATGTTATCCAGGATATCGTCGTTCGGTCTGCGCGGGGTGGAGGGTTATCCGGTGATGGTGGAGTTGGATCTGGCCAACGGCCTGCCGGGCTTCACCACGGTGGGCCTGCCCGACGCCGCGGTGCGCGAATCGCGCGACCGGGTGTGCGCGGCGGTGCGCAACTCAGGCTACCAATTCCCGCAACGCCGGATCACGGTCAACCTGGCTCCGGCCCAGTCCCGCAAGCAAGGTTCCCATTTCGACCTGCCCATCGCCTTGGCCGTGCTGGCCGCCTCCGGCCAACTCCCCGCCGGGGACTGGATGCGGAGCTTCTGCTTCGTGGGCGAGCTGGCCCTCGACGGCGGCCTGCGACCCGTGCGCGGGGTCCTGGCCATGGCGGCCAAAGCCAAGAGCCAGGGCTTCAGCGGCATCATCGCGCCTCGGGACAATGCTACCGAAGCCGCGGCCACGGGCCTGACCGCATACGGCGCCGTGACCTTGCGCGAAGTGGCTGATTTCCTGGCCGGGGCGCCGCAGGCTTCTCTGAGCGCGTCCTCAAGGGCCGCAGCTGAGGAAGCCGCAGAGACGGACTTGGATTTCAGCGACGTGCGGGGCCAGCCCTTGGCCAAACGGGCGTTGGAGATCGCGGCCGCCGGCGGGCATCACATCCTCCTGGTCGGGCCGCCGGGCGCAGGCAAGTCCATGCTGGCCCGACGGCTGCCGACGATCCTGCCGGAACTGACTCCTGAAGAAGCCCTGGAAGTCACGCGCATCCATGGCGTCTGCCAGGACCGGCACAAAGCCGGCCTCATCAGCCGGCGCCCTTTCCGCGCGCCTCATCACGGCGCTTCGCACGTGGCCTTGATCGGCGGCGGACATCTGGCTCGGCCTGGCGAGGTTTCCTTGGCCCATGGCGGAGTCCTTTTCCTGGACGAATTGGCGGAGTTCAGCCGGCTGGCTCTGGAATCCCTGCGTCAGCCCTTGGAAGATGGGAAGGTGGTGGTGGCCCGGGCTCGGGAGACGGTGGAGTACCCCGCTAGGTTCTCCTTGGTCGCCGCGTGCAACCTGTGCCCTTGCGGCTGGCGGGGGCACCCGGTGCGGCCGTGCGCATGCACGCCCTTGGCCATGGCCCGGTATCTGTCCAGGCTTTCCGGCCCGCTCCTGGACCGCATCGATATGCAGATCGAGGTCTCGCCCGTGGCTTTCGAGCAGTGGGCAGCCAGCGGCCAGATCAGCCCGGAGGAGACTTCCCGCCGCATCCTGGACCGAGTCCGGAGGGCACGGCAGGTCCAGGTCGAACGCCTCGCGTCTTCGGGTCTCAGGGTCAACGCCCACATCCCGCCCCGGGACTTGCGCCGTCACTGCGCCCTGGACGCGGCCGGGCTCGGTCTCCTTGAGGAAGCGGCCCGCAAGCTCGGTCTTTCCGCCCGCAGCTTGGACCGCGTCCTGAGGGTGGCCCGGACTATCGCGGATCTGGATGACAGCCCGGGCGTCTCCATCCGGCATCTGGGCGAGGCCATGCAATACCGGAGTCTGGAACGGCTGCGGCCATGA
- a CDS encoding tetratricopeptide repeat protein: MMKYVLCVLALAGGYYYLSRHASLEASLQYVTQHKGASWAPRANYTIGWIYHQREEYGKAEAAFTQLLTDYPTGQFAAPALVYLEDSAESVKDWDAAKAALDRYIEEHPDGAEIKLMRERREMLHYHHGL; encoded by the coding sequence ATGATGAAGTACGTCCTATGCGTCCTGGCCTTGGCCGGCGGATACTACTACCTCAGCCGGCACGCCAGCCTGGAGGCCAGCCTGCAGTACGTCACGCAGCACAAGGGCGCCTCCTGGGCCCCGCGCGCCAACTACACCATCGGGTGGATCTATCACCAGCGCGAGGAGTACGGCAAGGCCGAGGCGGCCTTCACGCAACTGCTGACGGATTACCCGACCGGCCAGTTCGCCGCCCCGGCTCTGGTCTACCTTGAGGACTCGGCGGAGTCAGTCAAAGATTGGGACGCGGCCAAGGCGGCTTTGGACCGCTACATCGAGGAGCATCCCGACGGCGCCGAGATCAAGCTCATGCGCGAACGGCGGGAGATGCTGCACTATCATCATGGCCTCTAA
- a CDS encoding helix-turn-helix domain-containing protein codes for MASKGPFAARVAAGLRARGLTLRGLCREAGLDASFFSKVLAGKRSPPSDEALLRRIAQALGLDAVELIVAAGRIPAEWGALWEDAELFREVHARAAGGGQRPGDADGSDRRGRRSRPQAMGPIGGRTRPPESDAEPLPELPPREGLSEELL; via the coding sequence ATGGCCTCTAAAGGCCCTTTCGCCGCGCGCGTGGCGGCCGGCCTGCGCGCCCGGGGCCTGACCCTCCGCGGCCTGTGCCGCGAGGCCGGACTGGACGCCTCCTTCTTCTCCAAGGTCCTCGCCGGCAAGCGCAGCCCGCCCTCCGACGAGGCGCTGCTGCGGCGCATCGCCCAGGCCCTGGGCCTCGACGCCGTGGAGCTCATCGTGGCCGCCGGCCGCATCCCGGCCGAGTGGGGCGCCCTCTGGGAGGATGCTGAACTCTTCCGGGAGGTCCACGCTCGCGCTGCGGGGGGGGGCCAGCGGCCGGGTGACGCCGATGGGTCGGATCGCCGAGGACGGCGCAGCCGCCCGCAGGCGATGGGCCCCATCGGCGGCAGGACCCGGCCGCCGGAATCCGACGCGGAGCCGCTGCCGGAGCTTCCGCCGCGGGAGGGTCTCTCGGAGGAGCTCTTGTGA
- the dprA gene encoding DNA-processing protein DprA, with translation MNQGLTAAQEHLLRLNAAATMGADRSRGFDALGEWRRAQEMGVSLLFRDEPGYPELLRSITDAPLVLYVWGRLDAGRDALAFVGSRQPTPYGRRMTRQLVRDASARFVITSGLARGIDTEAHRAALESQGTTWAVLGSGLGRIYPPENEALAREIVAGRGCVLSEFPMDAEPLPGHFPRRNRIVAGLCWGTVVVEGRDKSGSLITARLAAQQGREVFAVPGPADSPLSEAPLRLISQGANMVRCMADIWPELPPSCQEAPVRPLVAPAHEKILQLLGSETRSVAELGAESGLDISSLTQTLFELELQDLVEAVPGQRYAKKSS, from the coding sequence GTGAACCAGGGGCTCACCGCGGCGCAGGAGCATCTGCTGCGGCTCAACGCCGCCGCGACCATGGGGGCGGACCGCTCGCGCGGCTTCGACGCCCTCGGCGAATGGCGGCGCGCCCAGGAGATGGGGGTGAGCCTTCTGTTCCGGGACGAGCCCGGCTACCCGGAGCTGCTGCGTTCGATAACGGACGCCCCGCTGGTCCTGTACGTCTGGGGCCGGCTCGACGCCGGGCGCGACGCCCTGGCTTTCGTGGGCTCGCGCCAGCCCACGCCTTACGGCCGCCGCATGACGCGACAACTGGTCCGCGACGCGTCCGCGCGCTTCGTCATCACCAGCGGTCTGGCGCGCGGCATCGACACGGAAGCCCATCGGGCCGCGCTCGAGTCCCAAGGGACGACTTGGGCGGTGCTGGGCAGCGGGCTGGGGCGCATCTATCCGCCGGAGAACGAGGCCTTGGCCCGGGAGATCGTCGCCGGCCGCGGCTGCGTGCTCAGCGAGTTCCCCATGGACGCCGAGCCGCTGCCGGGGCATTTCCCGCGCCGCAACCGCATCGTGGCGGGCTTGTGCTGGGGGACCGTGGTCGTCGAGGGGCGCGACAAGTCCGGTTCGCTGATCACCGCGCGCCTGGCGGCGCAGCAGGGCCGGGAGGTCTTCGCCGTGCCCGGGCCGGCCGACTCGCCGCTCAGCGAGGCGCCGCTGCGGCTCATCAGCCAGGGCGCCAACATGGTCAGGTGCATGGCGGACATCTGGCCGGAGCTTCCCCCGTCGTGCCAGGAGGCTCCCGTCCGGCCGCTTGTGGCCCCGGCGCATGAAAAAATCCTACAATTGCTGGGCTCCGAAACGCGCTCCGTCGCGGAGCTCGGTGCGGAATCCGGCCTGGACATCTCCAGCCTGACCCAGACGCTTTTTGAACTGGAGCTCCAAGACTTGGTCGAAGCCGTGCCTGGACAGCGCTATGCCAAAAAAAGCAGCTAA
- the topA gene encoding type I DNA topoisomerase, protein MPKKAAKTPKTEKTAKKGTTQPCLVIVESPAKERTIARLLKGSYVVRSSFGHVRDLPVKKLGVDPEKDFAPQYVVLPRAKKLLPELRELAERSPAVYLATDHDREGESIAWHLVELLGLEADKVRRITFHEITPSAITEALAAPRSIDNHLVNAQQARRVIDRLVGYLLSPLLWAKVQSGLSAGRVQSVAVRLIAERDREINAFASETFWTLGAALELPGSPPPFEARLSTWQGEKVETVKTTDLFAEQYRVKTTTLKTPEQVRDLEAALRGAPFKVVKVERRELRRRPPAPFSTSTLQQAASQKLGFAAERTMRVAQTLYEGVDLGGGESVGLITYMRTDSFFISKVAAAEAAAFAREHYGPEFVPAQPPTYQTKARGAQEAHEAIRPTGVARRPEDLKAHLNSDQARLYELIWKRFLSSQMTEALYDTVAADIESGPALFRSSGRTLKFEGFLKVHQVPTPAEADAADEAEEGEEEGSRLPQLAEGDLLQLRELKPEEHKSSPPPCYNEASLIKAMEKHGIGRPSTYAPTIKTIVDRGYVRRGLKDRRLLPTDLGLLVTEKLKQHFPDVVSLSYTAEVEERLDQIAEGHETWTRVVGDFYQPFNRAVQAASVEMTVSKVAPKQSDEKCPVCTQPMLIRESRFGKYLSCSAFPKCKGKIQLGPDGQKIVPEKTEEVCDVCGKPMVIRTGRKGRFLACSGYPACKNTFSLDADGKKIEGSRPLATSRKCQKCGNFMWLRLGKRGHFLACSGFPKCRNIKPVSKEDGETLRLEAEALRAQRTPQA, encoded by the coding sequence ATGCCAAAAAAAGCAGCTAAGACACCTAAGACGGAGAAGACGGCCAAGAAAGGGACCACGCAGCCCTGCCTGGTGATCGTGGAGTCGCCGGCCAAGGAGCGGACCATCGCGCGTCTGCTCAAGGGCTCCTACGTCGTGCGCAGCTCCTTCGGCCACGTGCGGGACCTCCCGGTCAAGAAACTGGGAGTCGATCCGGAGAAGGACTTCGCCCCGCAGTATGTCGTCCTGCCCCGGGCCAAGAAGCTGCTCCCCGAGCTCCGGGAGCTGGCCGAGAGATCCCCCGCCGTCTATCTGGCCACCGACCATGACCGCGAGGGCGAGTCCATCGCCTGGCACCTAGTCGAGCTCCTGGGCCTGGAAGCCGACAAGGTCCGGCGCATCACTTTCCACGAGATCACCCCTTCCGCCATCACCGAGGCCCTGGCCGCTCCGCGGTCCATCGACAATCACCTGGTCAACGCCCAGCAGGCTCGGCGCGTCATCGACCGGCTGGTAGGCTACCTGCTCTCGCCGCTGCTGTGGGCCAAGGTCCAGAGCGGGCTCTCGGCCGGCCGGGTGCAGTCCGTGGCGGTCCGGCTCATCGCGGAGCGCGACCGCGAGATCAATGCCTTCGCCTCCGAGACCTTCTGGACGCTCGGGGCTGCTCTGGAGCTGCCCGGCAGCCCGCCCCCGTTCGAGGCCCGGCTATCTACTTGGCAGGGCGAAAAGGTGGAGACCGTGAAGACCACGGACCTGTTCGCCGAGCAGTATCGGGTCAAGACCACCACGCTCAAGACCCCCGAGCAGGTCCGGGACCTCGAGGCGGCCCTCCGGGGCGCCCCCTTCAAGGTGGTCAAGGTGGAGCGCCGGGAGCTGCGGCGCCGGCCGCCGGCGCCTTTCTCCACGAGCACTCTGCAGCAGGCCGCCTCCCAGAAGCTGGGCTTCGCGGCCGAGCGCACCATGCGCGTGGCCCAGACCCTCTACGAGGGCGTCGACCTCGGCGGCGGTGAATCCGTGGGCCTTATCACCTACATGCGCACGGATTCGTTCTTCATCTCCAAGGTGGCGGCGGCGGAAGCCGCCGCTTTCGCGCGGGAGCATTATGGGCCGGAGTTCGTCCCGGCTCAGCCGCCGACCTACCAGACCAAGGCGCGCGGCGCCCAGGAGGCGCACGAGGCCATCCGGCCGACCGGCGTGGCCCGCCGGCCCGAGGACCTCAAAGCGCACCTCAATTCGGACCAGGCCCGGCTCTATGAGCTCATCTGGAAGCGCTTCCTGTCCAGCCAGATGACCGAGGCACTCTACGACACGGTGGCTGCGGACATCGAGAGCGGCCCGGCGCTGTTTCGGTCCAGCGGCCGCACCCTCAAATTCGAGGGCTTCCTCAAGGTCCACCAGGTGCCCACTCCCGCGGAGGCGGATGCCGCCGACGAAGCCGAAGAAGGTGAGGAGGAAGGCTCCCGCCTGCCCCAACTCGCGGAGGGCGACCTTCTTCAGCTGCGCGAGCTCAAGCCGGAGGAGCATAAGAGCAGCCCGCCCCCTTGCTACAACGAGGCGAGCCTGATCAAGGCCATGGAGAAGCACGGCATCGGCCGGCCCTCCACCTACGCCCCCACCATCAAGACCATCGTCGACCGCGGCTACGTCCGGCGCGGCTTGAAGGACCGTAGGCTCCTGCCCACGGACCTGGGCTTGCTGGTGACGGAGAAGCTCAAACAGCATTTCCCGGACGTGGTCAGCCTGAGCTACACGGCCGAGGTCGAGGAGCGCCTGGACCAGATCGCCGAGGGCCACGAGACCTGGACCCGGGTGGTCGGCGACTTCTACCAGCCTTTCAACCGTGCCGTGCAGGCCGCCTCCGTCGAGATGACGGTGTCCAAGGTGGCGCCCAAGCAGTCGGACGAGAAGTGCCCCGTCTGCACCCAGCCCATGCTCATCCGCGAAAGCCGCTTCGGCAAGTATCTCTCCTGTTCCGCCTTTCCCAAGTGCAAGGGCAAGATCCAACTCGGGCCGGACGGGCAGAAGATCGTGCCCGAGAAGACCGAGGAAGTCTGCGACGTCTGCGGCAAACCCATGGTCATCCGCACGGGGCGCAAAGGCCGCTTCTTGGCCTGTTCGGGCTACCCGGCCTGCAAGAACACCTTCTCCCTCGACGCCGACGGCAAGAAGATCGAGGGCTCCCGCCCTCTGGCGACCAGCCGGAAGTGCCAGAAGTGCGGCAACTTCATGTGGCTGCGCTTGGGCAAGCGGGGCCATTTCCTGGCCTGTTCGGGCTTCCCGAAGTGCCGCAACATCAAGCCCGTGTCCAAGGAGGACGGGGAGACTCTGCGCCTCGAGGCCGAGGCCCTGCGGGCCCAGCGGACTCCTCAGGCCTGA
- a CDS encoding tyrosine recombinase, protein MPLRNWVQRFLMHLRGFRNYSPHTLRAYGADLEQFRRSLGDPEPAAIDRNEVRAYLAQLQARGNLGRNTVLRKVSALRAFFRFLRREGVMDQDPFCALPLPRKASRLPKFLTESEISELLAQTGPQQPSCRERDRAILELLYSSGLRRSELASLNVGDVDFVSGFVRVMGKGSRERLVPVGHAALSCLREYLRQRGPSSAKGESPLFLNSRGLRLSDAGVAFLLKGWLRRAGWLKTVTPHALRHSFATHLLNSGCDLRSVQEMLGHKSLATTQIYTHVSLEKLKEVYSRSHPRSSAPQAPNSEKGQRP, encoded by the coding sequence ATGCCGCTGCGCAACTGGGTGCAGAGGTTCCTCATGCACCTGCGGGGCTTCCGCAATTATTCGCCCCACACATTGCGCGCCTACGGGGCCGACCTGGAGCAGTTCCGCCGGAGCCTGGGCGACCCGGAGCCCGCCGCCATAGACCGCAACGAGGTCCGGGCGTATCTGGCCCAGTTGCAGGCTCGGGGCAACCTCGGCCGCAACACCGTGCTGCGCAAGGTCTCGGCCCTGCGGGCTTTCTTCCGTTTCCTGCGCCGGGAAGGGGTCATGGACCAGGACCCCTTCTGCGCCCTGCCCCTGCCCCGCAAGGCGTCGCGGCTGCCCAAGTTCCTGACGGAGAGCGAGATCTCCGAACTGCTGGCTCAGACCGGGCCGCAGCAGCCGTCTTGCCGGGAGAGGGACCGCGCCATCCTGGAACTGCTCTACTCCAGCGGCCTGCGTCGCTCGGAACTGGCATCCCTCAACGTGGGGGACGTGGATTTCGTGTCGGGTTTCGTGCGGGTCATGGGCAAGGGCTCCCGGGAAAGGCTCGTGCCGGTGGGGCACGCGGCCCTGTCCTGCCTGCGTGAGTACCTGCGCCAGCGCGGTCCGAGCTCCGCTAAGGGCGAGAGCCCCCTCTTCCTGAACTCCCGCGGGCTGCGTCTGAGCGACGCCGGGGTGGCGTTTCTGCTCAAGGGCTGGCTGCGCCGCGCGGGCTGGCTCAAGACCGTCACCCCGCACGCTCTGCGCCACAGCTTCGCCACGCACCTGCTCAACTCCGGCTGCGACCTGCGCTCGGTGCAGGAGATGCTGGGCCACAAGAGTCTGGCCACCACGCAGATATACACCCATGTCTCTTTGGAGAAGCTCAAAGAGGTCTACAGCCGCTCTCACCCTCGGAGTTCGGCGCCGCAGGCGCCGAACTCAGAAAAAGGACAACGGCCTTGA
- a CDS encoding adenylosuccinate synthase yields MPVLTVIGAQWGDEGKGKIVHYLSQGADWVVRYQGGDNAGHTVVIGGQSFALHLVPSGILFSRPRNAIGNGVVVNPAALQKEVRTLEGRGIRVSGRLFVSLQAHVILPYHIALDRVREGGSGAIGTTLKGIGPCYEDKVARRGVRVADYLEPETFRELLGAALDAHRGELGRKETERLKRETSAAYPGLRRFLEPFCEDTGRIIAKALSAKRRVLMESAQGAMLDLDHGTYPFVTSSNPVSGGACVGAGLPPTAIDAVLGVAKAYTTRVGLGPFPTEMPEPLAGRIREKGREYGATTGRPRRIGWLDLPQLRSAIRISGIGRLALTKLDTLSGTDPIKVCTAYRWKGRLLDEFPASRLAQKGARPVYRAMPGFSGDLSSCRRLADLPAAARRYVRWLERELRCPAAIVSVGASHEQTFLHSEGSLWG; encoded by the coding sequence ATGCCAGTTCTGACTGTCATCGGCGCGCAGTGGGGGGACGAAGGCAAGGGCAAGATCGTCCACTATCTCAGCCAGGGCGCGGACTGGGTGGTGCGCTATCAGGGCGGCGACAACGCGGGCCATACCGTGGTCATCGGCGGCCAGAGCTTCGCTCTTCACCTGGTGCCCTCAGGCATCCTGTTCTCCCGTCCGCGCAACGCCATCGGAAACGGGGTGGTGGTCAATCCCGCGGCACTGCAGAAAGAGGTCCGCACGCTCGAGGGGCGGGGCATCCGCGTGAGCGGCCGGCTCTTCGTGAGCCTCCAGGCCCACGTCATCCTGCCCTACCATATCGCCTTGGACCGCGTGCGCGAGGGCGGCAGCGGCGCCATCGGCACGACCTTAAAGGGCATCGGCCCCTGCTACGAGGACAAGGTCGCGCGCCGGGGCGTGCGCGTGGCGGACTATCTGGAGCCTGAGACCTTCCGTGAGCTTCTGGGCGCGGCGCTTGACGCGCATCGGGGGGAACTCGGCCGAAAGGAAACCGAGCGCCTCAAGCGCGAGACCTCGGCCGCTTATCCGGGACTGCGGCGCTTCCTGGAGCCCTTCTGCGAGGATACGGGCCGGATCATCGCCAAGGCGCTTTCTGCCAAGCGCCGGGTGCTCATGGAGAGCGCGCAAGGGGCCATGCTCGACCTGGACCATGGGACCTACCCTTTCGTGACCTCGTCCAACCCCGTCTCCGGCGGGGCCTGCGTAGGCGCGGGCCTGCCTCCGACCGCGATTGACGCGGTGCTGGGAGTGGCCAAGGCCTACACCACGCGGGTCGGCCTGGGGCCTTTCCCGACGGAGATGCCCGAGCCTCTGGCAGGCCGCATCCGGGAGAAGGGGCGCGAGTACGGGGCCACCACGGGCCGGCCGCGGCGCATCGGCTGGCTCGACCTGCCTCAATTGCGCTCGGCAATCCGCATCAGCGGCATCGGCCGCTTGGCCTTGACCAAGCTCGACACCTTGAGCGGCACCGACCCCATCAAGGTCTGCACCGCCTACCGCTGGAAGGGAAGGCTCCTCGATGAGTTCCCGGCTTCGCGCCTGGCCCAAAAGGGGGCCAGGCCGGTCTATCGCGCCATGCCGGGTTTCTCGGGGGACCTGAGCTCCTGCCGCAGGCTCGCGGATCTGCCCGCCGCGGCGCGGCGCTACGTGCGCTGGCTGGAGCGGGAGCTGCGCTGCCCAGCGGCCATCGTCTCGGTCGGCGCGAGCCACGAGCAGACCTTCCTCCACTCGGAGGGAAGCCTCTGGGGCTGA
- a CDS encoding HEAT repeat domain-containing protein — MNASSVLMTIFLSGASTQAQAPQTPETDPFQAASAKLKDQSPGTRRQGVSELGRLRRAEAAPALVGILKDQDASVRSAAARALGSLGDPACVPALRETLQDTDLGARMSAVQTLAKFGDVSGLPAAYAALESNDTNARGLAAEAVGMVADALTGLPALDKAFTLETDPNTKKIIDFARGQLRARLGLKAAPAPAPAAQAASPAPAPAAAGKSGKVTRKQRAGAKKKPAAAPRAAAQPAQPK; from the coding sequence ATGAATGCGTCTTCTGTCCTCATGACGATTTTCCTCTCCGGCGCATCCACCCAGGCGCAGGCGCCGCAGACGCCGGAGACCGACCCCTTCCAGGCCGCTTCGGCCAAACTCAAGGATCAGTCGCCCGGGACGCGCCGCCAAGGCGTCAGCGAACTGGGCCGGCTGCGGCGTGCCGAGGCCGCCCCCGCCCTGGTCGGGATCCTCAAGGACCAGGATGCTTCCGTGCGCTCGGCTGCGGCCCGGGCCCTGGGCAGTCTGGGCGACCCGGCCTGCGTGCCCGCCCTGCGCGAGACCCTCCAGGACACGGACCTCGGCGCCCGCATGAGCGCCGTCCAGACTTTGGCCAAGTTCGGCGACGTCTCCGGGCTGCCGGCGGCCTATGCCGCCCTGGAGTCCAATGACACCAACGCCCGCGGGCTCGCCGCCGAGGCCGTGGGCATGGTCGCAGACGCCTTGACCGGCCTACCGGCCTTGGACAAGGCCTTCACATTGGAGACCGACCCCAACACCAAGAAGATCATCGATTTCGCGCGCGGCCAGCTGCGGGCTCGGCTGGGCCTAAAGGCGGCGCCCGCACCTGCGCCTGCGGCGCAGGCCGCGAGCCCCGCTCCGGCCCCGGCAGCCGCGGGCAAGAGCGGCAAGGTGACCCGCAAGCAGAGGGCCGGGGCTAAGAAGAAGCCGGCCGCGGCTCCGCGGGCCGCGGCCCAGCCGGCGCAGCCGAAATGA
- a CDS encoding CHASE2 domain-containing protein has translation MKIAAKKKDRFPRNFCIAFTLIFLALYWPGILGMSIRGVFAHSEDVWTDIMFRWRADKLPTGDPRIILAAIDEETGQKYGFPLPREVHARLLDKLKTYGVKTAAFDVMFFEPRPGDAQLEASTRRFGHVIHLFAFSEKDVEVPGRERMQVLTVSEPIPGLKNAAQYVGYSSVQNVLDPDGHLRKARLFDQRTQDLRDMNEMAPNMDAVSMASLLDMPVSEVRARFAEPQPRTLFLNFRRPVEWLRHEKRDEAVQREGKTTNLQTVYCAYRGISVLDLLDGELTPAQREVLKGSLVIIGSTAVGYYDQYPSPFSPRAAGMEFHANSIDNALHGDYLRVTPRSTVLVILLVMIWLPLVLLRFTPAMGNSVVAGVFLAWMGFTYWQLCRGVRTDFVAPVVGLVLSFLVQTVRRVLTESAQKKFIQHTFGQFVAPEVVEKLVADPGLVKLGGEKREMTVFFLDIAHFTTISEKMTAEALIQFLNRYLSALSQVIQDHKGTVDKYIGDCIMAFWNAPLDDPDHRINACLAAVKCQETMAELNKDLDPGLPEIPAARIGLNAGDMNVGLTGSERKLAYTVIGDEVNLASRLEGANKFFGSRIMASEAVYSGAKDAVEARELGRVLVVGKAIPIRVYELLAKKGQLSEQWQKALPFYNAGLAHYYKREYDQALVSFEEVVKVFPKDGPTAHYISTARDYVAIPPDPGWDGVIKLTAK, from the coding sequence ATGAAGATCGCGGCCAAGAAGAAGGACCGGTTCCCGCGCAATTTCTGCATCGCCTTCACGCTGATCTTCCTAGCCCTGTACTGGCCGGGGATCTTGGGCATGTCGATACGGGGAGTCTTCGCCCACTCCGAGGATGTCTGGACCGACATCATGTTCCGCTGGCGCGCGGACAAGCTCCCGACGGGAGACCCGCGCATCATCCTGGCGGCCATCGACGAAGAGACGGGCCAGAAGTACGGCTTCCCTCTGCCGCGCGAGGTGCACGCGCGCCTGCTGGACAAGCTCAAGACCTACGGGGTCAAGACCGCGGCCTTCGACGTGATGTTCTTCGAGCCGCGGCCCGGAGACGCCCAACTCGAGGCTTCCACCCGGCGCTTCGGGCACGTGATCCACCTCTTCGCTTTCTCGGAGAAGGATGTGGAGGTCCCCGGTCGGGAGCGCATGCAGGTCCTTACGGTCAGCGAGCCGATCCCGGGGCTCAAGAATGCGGCGCAGTACGTGGGCTACTCCAGCGTCCAGAACGTGCTCGACCCGGACGGCCACCTGCGCAAGGCCCGGCTCTTCGACCAGCGCACCCAGGACCTGCGCGACATGAACGAGATGGCCCCCAATATGGACGCGGTGAGCATGGCCAGCCTGCTGGATATGCCGGTCTCCGAGGTGCGCGCCCGGTTCGCCGAGCCGCAGCCGCGCACTTTGTTCTTGAATTTCCGCCGGCCGGTGGAATGGCTGCGCCATGAGAAGAGGGACGAGGCCGTGCAGCGGGAGGGCAAGACCACCAACCTGCAGACGGTCTACTGCGCCTACCGCGGCATCTCGGTGCTGGACCTGCTCGACGGAGAACTCACGCCCGCGCAGAGGGAGGTGCTCAAGGGCTCCTTGGTGATCATCGGCTCCACCGCCGTGGGCTACTACGACCAGTATCCCAGCCCCTTCAGCCCTCGGGCCGCGGGCATGGAGTTCCACGCCAACAGCATCGACAACGCGCTGCACGGGGATTACCTGCGCGTCACGCCGCGCAGCACCGTCCTGGTGATCCTGCTGGTCATGATCTGGCTGCCGCTGGTGCTGCTGCGCTTTACGCCCGCGATGGGGAACTCCGTCGTGGCCGGCGTGTTCCTGGCCTGGATGGGATTCACTTACTGGCAGCTCTGCCGCGGCGTGCGCACCGATTTCGTGGCTCCGGTCGTGGGGTTGGTGCTCTCCTTCCTGGTGCAGACCGTGCGCCGGGTCCTGACCGAGAGCGCGCAGAAGAAGTTCATCCAGCACACCTTCGGCCAGTTCGTCGCGCCCGAGGTGGTGGAGAAGCTGGTGGCCGACCCCGGCTTGGTCAAGCTGGGCGGGGAGAAGCGCGAGATGACCGTGTTCTTCCTGGACATCGCGCATTTCACCACCATCTCGGAGAAGATGACGGCCGAAGCCCTGATCCAATTCCTCAACAGGTACCTCTCGGCCCTGAGCCAGGTCATCCAGGACCACAAGGGCACCGTGGACAAGTACATCGGGGACTGCATCATGGCCTTCTGGAACGCGCCCCTGGACGACCCCGACCACCGCATCAATGCCTGCCTGGCCGCGGTGAAGTGCCAGGAGACCATGGCGGAGCTCAACAAGGACCTCGACCCCGGCCTGCCCGAGATCCCCGCGGCCCGCATCGGCCTCAACGCCGGGGACATGAACGTGGGCCTGACCGGGTCGGAGAGGAAGCTGGCCTACACGGTCATCGGCGACGAGGTCAACCTGGCCTCGCGCCTGGAGGGCGCCAACAAGTTCTTCGGCTCGCGCATCATGGCCAGCGAGGCCGTCTATTCAGGCGCCAAGGATGCGGTCGAGGCCAGGGAGTTGGGGCGCGTTCTCGTCGTAGGCAAGGCCATCCCGATCCGGGTCTATGAACTGCTGGCCAAGAAGGGGCAGTTGTCTGAGCAATGGCAGAAGGCCCTCCCTTTCTACAATGCCGGTCTCGCGCATTACTACAAGAGGGAGTACGACCAGGCGTTGGTGTCATTCGAGGAGGTCGTCAAGGTCTTCCCGAAGGATGGGCCGACGGCGCACTACATCAGCACGGCCCGAGACTACGTCGCCATCCCGCCGGACCCGGGTTGGGACGGGGTCATCAAGCTGACCGCCAAATAG